A genomic window from Algoriphagus sp. Y33 includes:
- a CDS encoding SOS response-associated peptidase: MCGRYSLSKSKEELEQRFQAEMLSELKPRYNIAPTQLVPVVTSQSPKGFSYFYWGITPEFGKNRPVAQKLINAKAEIVNEKISLKTAFRQRRCIIPADGFYEWKRLGKKTSVPYRFTLRDDELFSFAGIWEEYEAVNGDTQHTFLIITTTPNAVVSEINDRMPVILDQSAEKKWLDKYAEEDDLLNLLNPYPADSMLAYTVSPLVNSVENDSPSLIRKTSPVDQHGNYTLFG; encoded by the coding sequence ATGTGTGGACGATATTCCCTTAGCAAAAGTAAAGAAGAACTTGAACAGAGATTTCAGGCAGAAATGCTGTCCGAACTCAAACCCAGATACAATATCGCTCCTACGCAGCTTGTACCTGTGGTCACTTCGCAGAGCCCAAAGGGCTTTTCGTATTTCTATTGGGGAATCACTCCTGAATTTGGAAAAAACAGACCTGTGGCTCAAAAACTCATCAATGCAAAAGCAGAGATTGTCAATGAAAAGATATCACTAAAAACAGCTTTCAGACAAAGACGCTGTATCATCCCGGCAGATGGCTTCTATGAATGGAAACGACTTGGAAAAAAAACATCAGTACCCTACAGGTTTACGCTCCGTGATGATGAACTGTTTTCCTTTGCAGGAATCTGGGAAGAATATGAAGCTGTGAATGGAGATACTCAGCACACCTTTTTAATAATTACGACTACCCCGAATGCTGTCGTTTCTGAAATCAATGATAGAATGCCGGTAATTCTGGATCAGAGTGCAGAAAAAAAATGGCTGGATAAATACGCAGAAGAAGATGATCTTTTGAATTTGCTCAACCCCTACCCTGCTGATTCTATGCTGGCCTATACGGTGTCTCCATTGGTGAATTCTGTGGAAAATGACAGCCCTTCCCTAATCCGTAAAACCTCTCCTGTAGATCAGCATGGAAACTACACGCTATTCGGCTAG
- a CDS encoding 3-oxoacyl-ACP synthase III family protein gives MKKSRILGVGHYVPERIVSNHELAQIMNTNNEWIVERTGIESRHWFTPGVDTVTSMSKKATEMALDRAGVKASEIDFIVFATITPDYFLPGNGVLLQRELDMGTIGALDIRNACSGFIYALSIADQFIKTGMYKKILVVGAEIQSSALDKSDEGRSSSVIFADGAGAAVLGAVESDQPGILSTHLHSQGEHAEELFCRDPGSSREVRVSPELIESGSFFLKMNGNAVFKHAVVRFMEVIKEALDANNLDQSTIDLLVPHQANLRISQYIQKQLDLADEKIFNNIMTKGNTTAATIPIALSEAWEQGKIKDGDLICLAAFGSGFSWASALLQW, from the coding sequence ATGAAAAAATCCAGAATTCTGGGAGTGGGTCATTACGTACCGGAGCGTATCGTATCCAACCATGAGCTCGCTCAGATAATGAACACCAATAATGAGTGGATCGTGGAAAGAACCGGGATAGAATCCAGACACTGGTTTACCCCTGGAGTTGACACGGTAACCAGCATGTCTAAAAAAGCGACTGAAATGGCTTTGGATCGAGCTGGTGTGAAAGCTTCTGAAATAGATTTCATTGTATTCGCTACTATCACTCCTGACTATTTCTTACCCGGAAACGGGGTTTTGCTTCAACGGGAATTAGACATGGGAACTATAGGTGCGCTTGATATTCGAAACGCGTGCTCCGGATTTATCTATGCACTCTCGATCGCAGACCAATTTATCAAAACGGGGATGTACAAAAAAATACTCGTAGTCGGGGCAGAGATTCAATCATCTGCTTTGGACAAGAGCGATGAAGGCCGCTCCAGTTCTGTGATTTTCGCGGATGGTGCAGGAGCTGCTGTTCTGGGAGCAGTGGAATCAGATCAACCAGGAATTCTGTCTACCCACCTTCATTCTCAAGGTGAGCATGCAGAAGAATTATTTTGTAGGGATCCCGGTAGTAGCAGAGAAGTACGTGTTTCCCCGGAATTGATAGAATCAGGGAGTTTTTTCTTGAAAATGAATGGAAATGCAGTTTTTAAGCATGCAGTAGTCCGATTTATGGAAGTGATCAAAGAAGCTCTTGATGCAAATAACCTCGATCAATCCACCATAGATTTACTTGTTCCACATCAAGCGAATCTTCGCATTAGCCAGTATATACAGAAGCAATTGGATTTAGCTGACGAAAAGATATTTAACAACATCATGACCAAAGGGAATACCACAGCTGCTACTATTCCGATTGCATTGAGTGAAGCTTGGGAACAGGGAAAAATCAAGGATGGCGATTTGATTTGCCTAGCTGCATTTGGTTCAGGGTTTTCATGGGCTTCCGCTTTACTTCAATGGTAG
- a CDS encoding toxin-antitoxin system YwqK family antitoxin, whose product MKYILIALILLSTSVSAQESSMVRQYNSDSTLMATGIITNSLREGLWKYYNPKTNTLLTEGTFKNGLREGTWSNFYPDGKRKLVAEYKDGVLFGPSKLYDADGALKKEMIFQDSVIVGKYIEYFGTTGIPDYVNPRQVSVEGQYENSKKTGQWVQYYEFGEVAVREFYVNGLREGPFLEYDPEGTLITEGVYKEGQLDGAFKRLTYPNLVVEEGNYKKGKKIGEWIRYFTGTKTKESEEFYDENGNRIGTWKYYYENQRLARIEKYENGIAVGTWEEYFPNKAIAKRKTYELGVPVGEYVEYHSSGQVSVSGKYSNGMKTGVWKSFFPDGELYSLGEYRNDLKTGLWKYFNKIGILIAEGEYTLGLENGQWVYYYDGGQLKSVGSYSIGFENGIWGLFYDNKQLTQEEFWDNGRLMNVSDYKSYDGSGNLDKGTLKDGNGTRITYYVNGRKESEGNYTNGKAEGTWLFFHENGRKASEGQMKEGRKEGPWRYYNPAGRLEDLINYKNDEVQEESLSNLIQFN is encoded by the coding sequence ATGAAATACATCCTTATCGCACTTATTCTTCTCAGCACTTCAGTGTCTGCTCAAGAAAGTTCTATGGTCCGGCAATACAATTCAGACTCAACCCTGATGGCTACCGGCATTATTACCAATTCCCTTCGGGAAGGACTCTGGAAATACTATAATCCTAAGACAAATACCTTACTTACTGAAGGCACATTCAAAAATGGGCTTAGAGAAGGCACTTGGAGTAATTTTTACCCAGACGGTAAAAGAAAATTAGTAGCAGAATATAAAGACGGGGTCCTTTTTGGGCCATCCAAGTTGTATGATGCTGATGGGGCGTTGAAGAAAGAAATGATTTTTCAGGATTCTGTGATTGTAGGGAAGTATATAGAATACTTCGGAACAACAGGTATTCCAGACTATGTTAATCCCCGTCAAGTCTCTGTAGAAGGTCAATATGAAAACAGTAAAAAGACTGGTCAGTGGGTTCAATATTATGAGTTTGGAGAGGTTGCTGTGAGGGAGTTTTATGTCAATGGACTAAGAGAAGGTCCTTTTCTGGAATATGATCCGGAGGGAACACTCATTACTGAAGGAGTATACAAAGAGGGGCAATTGGATGGTGCATTCAAAAGGCTTACCTATCCAAATCTTGTAGTAGAGGAAGGGAACTATAAAAAAGGTAAAAAAATAGGTGAATGGATACGATATTTCACAGGAACCAAAACCAAGGAATCAGAAGAGTTTTATGATGAAAACGGAAATCGAATTGGCACGTGGAAGTATTACTACGAAAATCAACGGCTGGCAAGAATAGAAAAATATGAAAATGGAATAGCAGTGGGGACTTGGGAAGAATACTTCCCAAACAAGGCAATAGCAAAGCGCAAAACCTACGAGCTGGGTGTTCCGGTAGGAGAATATGTAGAGTACCACAGTTCCGGACAGGTATCCGTGTCCGGCAAATACAGCAACGGTATGAAAACAGGGGTTTGGAAAAGCTTCTTTCCTGATGGGGAACTCTATTCTCTAGGAGAATATAGAAACGACCTAAAAACCGGTCTCTGGAAATATTTCAACAAAATCGGAATTTTAATAGCTGAGGGAGAGTACACGCTTGGCCTTGAAAATGGCCAATGGGTATACTATTACGATGGTGGGCAGCTAAAATCTGTCGGCAGCTATTCTATCGGTTTTGAGAACGGGATTTGGGGTCTTTTCTATGACAACAAACAGCTTACTCAGGAAGAGTTTTGGGACAATGGACGCCTGATGAATGTAAGTGATTACAAATCCTATGACGGGAGTGGAAATCTAGACAAAGGAACATTGAAAGATGGAAACGGAACTAGAATCACCTACTATGTAAACGGCAGGAAGGAATCAGAAGGAAATTACACGAATGGGAAGGCAGAAGGAACCTGGCTTTTCTTCCATGAAAATGGCAGAAAGGCATCTGAGGGACAAATGAAAGAAGGAAGAAAGGAAGGACCTTGGAGATATTACAATCCTGCAGGACGATTGGAGGATTTAATTAATTATAAAAACGATGAGGTTCAAGAAGAATCCCTTTCCAATCTTATCCAATTCAACTAG
- a CDS encoding Lacal_2735 family protein, whose product MFGLFNKKTEKEKLQEAYSKKLAEVYKASQTNRKVADRLAAEAEELAKKLESL is encoded by the coding sequence ATGTTCGGATTGTTCAATAAAAAAACAGAGAAGGAAAAGTTACAGGAAGCCTATTCCAAAAAATTGGCAGAAGTGTATAAAGCCTCGCAGACAAACAGAAAAGTAGCCGACCGTCTTGCAGCCGAGGCAGAAGAGCTTGCCAAAAAGTTAGAATCTCTGTGA
- a CDS encoding phosphoheptose isomerase, whose translation MNLIGINAGLGKEEVFQKVEDFLTQKGFRISKVDQTRPWGGFFVLDESQIREFRSMFFEDVDLSEEQLEQKLSPKFLLVAPGARLSWQYHFRRAELWKLINGESGIVRSDTDELGILEKMELNKTVSLKQGERHRLVGLDSWGIVAEIWMHVDPENPSNEEDIVRLEDDYSRK comes from the coding sequence ATGAATTTGATCGGAATAAATGCTGGCCTTGGCAAAGAAGAGGTGTTTCAGAAAGTAGAGGATTTCTTGACTCAAAAAGGATTTAGAATCTCAAAAGTTGACCAAACTAGACCATGGGGTGGTTTTTTCGTGCTTGACGAGAGTCAGATTCGTGAGTTCAGGTCGATGTTTTTCGAAGATGTTGATCTATCCGAAGAGCAATTGGAACAAAAGTTAAGTCCTAAGTTTTTACTTGTGGCTCCGGGAGCCCGCCTTTCTTGGCAATATCACTTTCGAAGAGCCGAGCTTTGGAAACTTATCAATGGGGAATCCGGAATAGTACGTAGCGACACAGATGAATTGGGCATTTTAGAAAAAATGGAACTTAACAAAACTGTGTCTTTGAAGCAGGGTGAAAGACATAGGTTAGTTGGCTTGGATTCTTGGGGTATTGTGGCTGAAATTTGGATGCATGTAGATCCGGAAAATCCATCCAATGAAGAGGATATCGTGAGATTAGAGGACGATTATTCCAGAAAATAA